In Nocardioides cavernae, a single genomic region encodes these proteins:
- a CDS encoding PrsW family intramembrane metalloprotease, which produces MNRGRRDSVAFTVVVAALVLLGAVVMAVVVALSGAPGSLALAALLAAVPVGPLVGCFMWLDRYEPEPRNLLVAGLLWGAFAATGAAIVFQGLGLAGGATERDVLNVVAPVTEEVTKGAFLFLLLWWRRHELDGVLDGIVYAGMVGVGFAYTENILYLAAAYDGTDGLGPGGTTALTSTFIVRCLISPFAHPFFTAFIGIGVGLAIASRRTWVRLLAPVVGLALAAVLHSVWNSSTVSGTGHFLVVYGTLMFPVFLAVVAFAVYRRRSERPLLAQALQDAADRGLLPATDIPWLVDLRARRHARRWAHHRGGPLAERAMREYQAAAIELGYLHHRYLRGTAPSDFSLRGQEHVEELGRIRPYISFPGQVVPTR; this is translated from the coding sequence ATGAATCGAGGCCGCCGCGACAGTGTCGCGTTCACCGTCGTGGTGGCCGCACTGGTGCTCCTCGGGGCCGTCGTCATGGCGGTGGTCGTCGCGCTGTCCGGCGCCCCCGGCTCGCTGGCGTTGGCGGCGTTGCTCGCGGCGGTCCCGGTCGGCCCGCTCGTCGGCTGCTTCATGTGGCTCGACCGCTACGAGCCCGAGCCCCGCAACCTGCTCGTCGCGGGCCTGCTCTGGGGGGCGTTCGCCGCCACCGGCGCGGCCATCGTGTTCCAGGGCCTCGGCCTCGCGGGTGGTGCGACCGAGCGCGACGTGCTCAACGTCGTCGCTCCCGTCACCGAGGAAGTCACCAAGGGTGCCTTCCTCTTCCTGCTCCTGTGGTGGCGCCGGCACGAGCTCGACGGCGTGCTCGACGGCATCGTCTACGCCGGCATGGTCGGCGTCGGGTTCGCCTACACCGAGAACATCCTCTATCTCGCAGCCGCCTACGACGGCACCGACGGGCTCGGCCCCGGCGGCACCACCGCACTGACCTCGACCTTCATCGTGCGCTGCCTGATCAGTCCGTTCGCCCACCCGTTCTTCACCGCCTTCATCGGCATCGGGGTGGGCCTCGCGATCGCCTCGCGGCGGACGTGGGTACGACTCCTCGCGCCCGTGGTCGGCCTGGCGCTGGCCGCCGTCCTCCACAGCGTGTGGAACTCCTCCACCGTCTCCGGCACCGGCCACTTCCTCGTCGTCTACGGCACGCTGATGTTCCCGGTGTTCCTCGCCGTCGTCGCCTTCGCGGTGTACCGGCGCCGGTCCGAGCGCCCGTTGCTCGCACAAGCCCTGCAGGACGCCGCGGACCGTGGGCTGCTGCCGGCCACCGACATCCCGTGGCTCGTCGACCTGCGCGCCCGCAGGCACGCCCGCCGCTGGGCGCACCACCGGGGCGGCCCGCTCGCCGAGCGCGCCATGCGGGAGTACCAGGCCGCCGCCATCGAGCTCGGCTACCTGCACCACCGCTACCTGCGCGGCACGGCACCGTCCGACTTCTCCCTGCGCGGGCAGGAGCACGTCGAGGAGCTCGGACGGATCCGCCCCTACATCTCCTTCCCCGGACAGGTGGTCCCCACGCGATGA
- a CDS encoding aminopeptidase P family protein, whose amino-acid sequence MSEPTAENPAETVQTAADDGEQPKTESHDPAVPAAYAAFMREGWGDRTLDMPRHPVADWAAARRAKLADAFPDDRLVLPAGTYKVRANDTDYRFRPDTAHTYFSGNQTSDAVLVVEDGESVLYARPRSERDTDEFFRDRQYGELWAGRRPSAQEISDSLGIEVRHVKDLPSFDDDRKTRDLTTDEDLARVADELRLIKDEWEVGELREACDITTLGFEDSVREWERVREFGERWIEGTFFRRARAMGNDIGYDSICAGGSHATTLHWIDNTGSIEPGKLVLLDMGVEGHNLYTADVTRTLPVDGTFTPLQRELYDLVQHAQQAGIDAVRPGVPFLAAHNAAMKVLAHGLEDMRLLPVSAEEALDPESKVYARWTLHGTSHMLGMDVHDCGRSSVDIYPKGDLAEGMVLTVEPGLYFQEDDLLVPEELRGIGIRIEDDILVTADGNRNLSASLPRTSADVEEWMGSRIGG is encoded by the coding sequence GTGAGCGAGCCCACTGCCGAGAACCCCGCCGAGACCGTCCAGACCGCCGCCGACGACGGTGAGCAGCCCAAGACCGAGTCGCACGACCCCGCGGTGCCGGCTGCCTACGCCGCCTTCATGCGCGAGGGTTGGGGCGACCGCACGCTCGACATGCCGCGGCACCCGGTGGCCGACTGGGCTGCCGCGCGCCGCGCGAAGCTCGCCGACGCGTTCCCCGACGACCGGCTGGTGCTGCCGGCCGGCACCTACAAGGTGCGCGCCAACGACACCGACTACCGCTTCCGGCCCGACACCGCCCACACCTACTTCTCCGGCAACCAGACCTCCGACGCCGTCCTGGTCGTCGAGGACGGCGAGTCGGTGCTCTACGCCCGGCCCCGCTCCGAGCGCGACACCGACGAGTTCTTCCGCGACCGGCAGTACGGCGAGCTGTGGGCCGGCCGCCGCCCGTCGGCGCAGGAGATCTCCGACTCCCTCGGCATCGAGGTCCGCCACGTCAAGGACCTGCCGTCCTTCGACGACGACCGCAAGACCCGCGACCTCACCACGGACGAGGACCTCGCCCGCGTCGCCGACGAGCTGCGCCTCATCAAGGACGAGTGGGAGGTCGGGGAGCTCCGGGAAGCCTGCGACATCACCACCCTCGGCTTCGAGGACTCGGTGCGCGAGTGGGAGCGCGTGCGCGAGTTCGGCGAGCGGTGGATCGAGGGCACCTTCTTCCGGCGCGCCCGCGCGATGGGCAACGACATCGGCTACGACTCCATCTGCGCCGGTGGCTCGCACGCGACGACGCTGCACTGGATCGACAACACCGGCTCCATCGAGCCCGGCAAGCTGGTGCTGCTCGACATGGGCGTGGAGGGCCACAACCTCTACACCGCCGACGTCACCCGCACGCTCCCGGTCGACGGCACCTTCACCCCGCTGCAGCGCGAGCTCTACGACCTGGTCCAGCACGCGCAGCAGGCCGGCATCGACGCCGTACGCCCCGGCGTGCCGTTCCTCGCCGCGCACAACGCCGCGATGAAGGTCCTCGCCCACGGTCTCGAGGACATGCGGCTGCTGCCGGTCTCCGCGGAGGAGGCCCTCGACCCGGAGTCCAAGGTCTACGCCCGCTGGACCCTCCACGGCACCTCGCACATGCTGGGCATGGACGTCCACGACTGCGGTCGCTCGTCGGTCGACATCTACCCCAAGGGCGACCTCGCCGAGGGCATGGTGCTCACCGTCGAGCCGGGGCTCTACTTCCAGGAGGACGACCTGCTCGTCCCCGAGGAGCTGCGCGGCATCGGCATCCGCATCGAGGACGACATCCTGGTCACCGCCGACGGCAACCGGAACCTCTCGGCCTCGCTCCCCCGCACCTCGGCCGACGTCGAGGAGTGGATGGGCTCCCGCATCGGTGGCTGA
- a CDS encoding dynamin family protein, with translation MTHDDDGTPDQAPEQAPEERRTPDASTAMVTALVRLRGALQEARLPLELPGADEQRAARAEMVDQLEDYVIPRLMTLDAPLLAVVGGSTGAGKSTLVNSLVGTRVTTPGVLRPTTRSPVLVHHPDDAKWFGQDRLLPELERVDRQTNDPAALQLVPSPVMAPGLAVLDAPDIDSVEEQNRVLAAQLLAAADLWLFVTSAARYADQVPWDFLRKAADRSAAVAIVLDRTPPEAVDTITTHLARMLASRGLKDSPLFVVEEGEVSELGLLPPASVMEIRQWLRALADDEEARQSVVQQTLDGAIRTLARRTHSVADAATEQVDAVRRLREDANEAYDRAVTAVGEASADGTLLRGEVLARWQEFVGTGELLRSLETRVGWIRDRVVNAVKGKPQQAERVTVAVESGLETLILEHAEAAAERAEASWRSTAAGQILLRDAGEDLGRASRDFRRRAERAVRDWQSDVLDMVRTEGAEKRSTARFLAFGVNGLSVALMVVVFAHTAGVTGAEAGIAGGSAILGQKLLEAVFGDQAVRSLAERARRQLEASMRDLLDAERRRYTDLLDTMEVSPETPERMRAAARRVDDLRFASARRAPEAAPATAQEPPRVSGAEDHAP, from the coding sequence ATGACCCACGACGACGACGGGACCCCCGACCAGGCGCCCGAGCAGGCCCCCGAGGAGCGGCGCACCCCCGACGCCTCGACCGCGATGGTGACCGCGCTGGTGCGGCTGCGCGGCGCCCTGCAGGAGGCCCGGCTGCCGCTCGAGCTCCCCGGGGCCGACGAGCAGCGCGCCGCCCGCGCCGAGATGGTCGACCAGCTCGAGGACTACGTGATCCCGCGCCTGATGACCCTCGACGCGCCGCTCCTCGCGGTCGTCGGCGGCTCGACCGGCGCGGGCAAGTCGACGCTGGTCAACTCCCTGGTCGGCACCCGCGTCACCACCCCCGGGGTGCTGCGCCCCACGACCCGGTCGCCGGTGCTCGTCCACCACCCCGACGACGCGAAGTGGTTCGGCCAGGACCGCCTGCTCCCCGAGCTCGAGCGGGTCGACCGCCAGACCAACGACCCGGCCGCGCTGCAGCTCGTGCCGTCGCCCGTCATGGCGCCCGGCCTCGCCGTCCTCGACGCCCCCGACATCGACTCGGTCGAGGAGCAGAACCGCGTGCTGGCGGCCCAGCTGCTCGCCGCCGCCGACCTGTGGCTCTTCGTCACCTCGGCCGCGCGCTACGCCGACCAGGTGCCCTGGGACTTCCTCCGCAAGGCCGCGGACCGCTCGGCCGCGGTCGCCATCGTCCTCGACCGCACCCCGCCCGAGGCCGTGGACACCATCACCACGCACCTCGCCCGGATGCTGGCCAGCCGCGGCCTCAAGGACTCCCCGCTCTTCGTCGTCGAGGAGGGCGAGGTCTCCGAGCTGGGACTGCTGCCCCCCGCGTCGGTGATGGAGATCCGGCAGTGGCTCCGCGCGCTCGCCGACGACGAGGAGGCACGCCAGTCGGTGGTGCAGCAGACCCTCGACGGCGCGATCCGCACGTTGGCTCGTCGGACGCACTCGGTGGCCGACGCCGCCACCGAGCAGGTCGACGCCGTACGCCGCCTGCGCGAGGACGCCAACGAGGCCTACGACCGCGCCGTGACGGCTGTGGGAGAGGCGTCGGCCGACGGCACCCTGCTGCGCGGCGAGGTCCTGGCGCGCTGGCAGGAGTTCGTCGGCACCGGCGAGCTGCTCCGCTCGCTGGAGACCCGCGTCGGCTGGATCAGGGACCGGGTCGTCAACGCCGTCAAGGGCAAGCCGCAGCAGGCCGAGCGGGTGACCGTGGCGGTCGAGTCGGGTCTCGAGACGCTCATCCTGGAGCACGCCGAGGCCGCCGCCGAGCGCGCCGAGGCCTCCTGGCGCAGCACGGCCGCTGGACAGATCCTGCTGCGCGACGCCGGCGAGGACCTCGGCCGGGCGTCCCGCGACTTCCGCCGCCGCGCCGAGCGCGCGGTCCGCGACTGGCAGTCCGACGTGCTCGACATGGTCCGCACCGAGGGCGCCGAGAAGCGCTCGACGGCACGCTTCCTCGCCTTCGGCGTCAACGGCCTGTCCGTGGCCCTGATGGTCGTGGTGTTCGCCCACACCGCGGGGGTCACCGGCGCCGAGGCGGGCATCGCCGGTGGGTCCGCGATCCTCGGCCAGAAGCTGCTCGAGGCGGTCTTCGGCGACCAGGCCGTGCGCTCGCTCGCCGAGCGTGCCCGCCGCCAGCTCGAGGCGTCCATGCGCGACCTCCTCGACGCCGAGCGCCGCCGCTACACCGACCTGCTCGACACGATGGAGGTCTCGCCCGAGACGCCCGAGCGGATGCGCGCCGCCGCCCGCAGGGTCGACGACCTGCGCTTCGCCTCGGCACGCCGCGCCCCCGAGGCGGCCCCAGCCACGGCGCAGGAGCCTCCCCGGGTGTCGGGGGCCGAGGACCACGCCCCCTAG
- a CDS encoding single-stranded DNA-binding protein has product MNDTQITLAGWIGGDVTLRELTDGRAVATFRVACTPTRYRDGEWVKGTTSWHTVKAWNRLGRHVATSLASGDPVVVHGRLVADVWERDGKPQTSFEVVATAVGHDLSHGTTVLTRSRAATEPTSPSVSTPVATPVVDDAGVPEEPARAA; this is encoded by the coding sequence ATGAACGACACCCAGATCACCCTGGCCGGCTGGATCGGCGGCGACGTCACGCTGCGCGAGCTCACCGACGGACGAGCCGTCGCCACCTTCCGGGTGGCCTGCACCCCGACGCGATACCGCGACGGCGAGTGGGTGAAGGGCACCACCTCGTGGCACACCGTCAAGGCGTGGAACCGTCTCGGCCGCCACGTCGCGACCTCGCTCGCCAGCGGCGACCCGGTCGTCGTGCACGGTCGGCTGGTGGCCGACGTCTGGGAGCGCGACGGCAAGCCGCAGACGTCCTTCGAGGTCGTCGCCACGGCGGTGGGCCACGACCTCTCGCACGGCACCACCGTGCTCACCCGGTCCAGAGCCGCGACGGAGCCCACCAGCCCGTCGGTGAGCACCCCGGTCGCCACACCCGTGGTCGACGATGCAGGTGTGCCGGAGGAGCCGGCCCGGGCGGCGTGA
- the ettA gene encoding energy-dependent translational throttle protein EttA has translation MAEYVFTLRNVRKAHGDKVVLDNVTLSFLHGAKIGVVGPNGTGKSSLLKIMAQLDHANNGDAILDPDATVGMLQQEPPLSEGKTVLENVEEAVGEIKGKMKRLEEAYMEMGEPDADQDALMAETGDLQTELDNANAWDIDSRLDQAMDALRCPPPDVLVDNLSGGERRRVALCKLLLQQPDLLLLDEPTNHLDAESVQWLEGHLASYPGAVLAVTHDRYFLDNVAQWILELDRGKAHPYEGNYTTYLETKKDRLKIEGQKDAKRAKVLERELEWVRSNAKARQTKSKSRLARYEEMAAEADRMRKIDTSEINIPAGPRLGDVVLEADKLGKGFEGRTLMHDVSFKLPRAGIVGVIGPNGVGKTTLFRMITGEEEPDEGTLKVGQTVKISYVDQSRGGIDPNKNVWEVVSDGLDFIKVANFEMNSRAYVASFGFKGPDQQKKAGVLSGGERNRLNLALTLKMGGNMLLLDEPTNDLDVETLSSLEDALLDFPGCAVVTSHDRWFLDRVATHILAWEGDAEDPANWFWFEGNYAAYEENKIERLGIEAARPHRVTHRRLTRD, from the coding sequence ATGGCTGAGTACGTCTTCACACTGCGCAATGTGCGCAAGGCCCACGGTGACAAGGTCGTCCTCGACAACGTCACCCTCTCGTTCCTCCACGGCGCCAAGATCGGCGTCGTCGGACCCAACGGCACGGGCAAGTCCTCGCTGCTCAAGATCATGGCGCAGCTCGACCACGCCAACAACGGCGACGCGATCCTCGACCCCGACGCAACCGTCGGGATGCTGCAGCAGGAGCCGCCGCTGAGCGAGGGAAAGACCGTCCTGGAGAACGTCGAGGAGGCCGTCGGCGAGATCAAGGGCAAGATGAAGCGCCTCGAAGAGGCCTACATGGAGATGGGCGAGCCCGACGCCGACCAGGACGCCCTCATGGCCGAGACCGGCGACCTGCAGACCGAGCTCGACAACGCCAACGCGTGGGACATCGACAGCCGCCTCGACCAGGCCATGGACGCGCTGCGCTGCCCGCCGCCGGACGTCCTCGTCGACAACCTCTCCGGTGGTGAGCGTCGCCGCGTCGCGCTCTGCAAGCTGCTGCTCCAGCAGCCCGACCTGCTGCTCCTCGACGAGCCCACCAACCACCTCGACGCTGAGTCCGTCCAGTGGCTCGAGGGTCACCTCGCGTCCTACCCGGGCGCCGTCCTGGCCGTGACCCACGACCGCTACTTCCTCGACAACGTCGCCCAGTGGATCCTCGAGCTCGACCGCGGCAAGGCGCACCCCTACGAGGGCAACTACACGACCTACCTCGAGACCAAGAAGGACCGACTCAAGATCGAGGGCCAGAAGGACGCCAAGCGCGCCAAGGTCCTCGAGCGCGAGCTCGAGTGGGTGCGCTCCAACGCCAAGGCCCGCCAGACCAAGAGCAAGTCGCGTCTGGCGCGCTACGAGGAGATGGCGGCCGAGGCCGACCGGATGCGCAAGATCGACACCTCCGAGATCAACATCCCGGCCGGTCCGCGTCTCGGCGACGTCGTGCTGGAGGCCGACAAGCTCGGCAAGGGCTTCGAGGGCCGCACCCTCATGCACGACGTCTCGTTCAAGCTGCCGCGCGCCGGCATCGTCGGCGTCATCGGCCCCAACGGCGTCGGCAAGACCACGCTGTTCCGGATGATCACCGGCGAGGAGGAGCCCGACGAGGGCACGTTGAAGGTCGGCCAGACCGTCAAGATCTCCTACGTCGACCAGAGCCGCGGCGGCATCGACCCCAACAAGAACGTGTGGGAGGTCGTCTCGGACGGGCTCGACTTCATCAAGGTCGCCAACTTCGAGATGAACAGCCGCGCCTACGTCGCGTCGTTCGGCTTCAAGGGCCCCGACCAGCAGAAGAAGGCCGGCGTGCTGTCGGGTGGTGAGCGCAACCGCCTCAACCTCGCGCTGACCCTCAAGATGGGCGGCAACATGCTGCTCCTCGACGAGCCCACCAACGACCTCGACGTCGAGACGCTGTCCTCGCTCGAGGACGCGCTGCTCGACTTCCCCGGCTGTGCCGTGGTCACCTCGCACGACCGGTGGTTCCTCGACCGCGTGGCGACCCACATCCTCGCGTGGGAGGGCGACGCCGAGGACCCGGCCAACTGGTTCTGGTTCGAGGGCAACTACGCGGCCTACGAGGAGAACAAGATCGAGCGTCTCGGCATCGAGGCCGCGCGCCCGCACCGGGTCACGCACCGCCGCCTCACCCGCGACTGA
- a CDS encoding GTPase: MTSLLEGAKKLVTRSSDTGARVEGLERAAEAARGRVDDAVVDDATAVAARASSRLKLSAEHTVVALGGATGSGKSSMFNALSGLELAAVGVRRPTTSWATAVVWGKQGAEELLEWLGIPARHQVTRDSMLSKADEDVEMRGVVLLDLPDHDSTEVSHHLEVERLVKLADMMVWVLDPQKYADAAIHDRFLKPLAGHKDVMLVVLNHIDTVPEDRRAGMVDDVRRLLEADGLGGVPVLAVSARQGWGVQELRALIAKRVAEKKVTRARLEADVRSAAQRLEAATGTGKVPTLSKERVAALDDAFADAAGVPTVVKAVSDSTRLRANRATGWPVTAWFSRLKPDPLKRLHLDLGAAGKELTGAARTSVPQATGVQRARVDTEVRALADQVGEGMAPSWAGSVRAASVSRLPDLGDRLDRAVSATDLGATKIPVWAGLVRVLQYVLIIAALVGAGWLALLALGSYARLPEPPTPEVGAFPLPTLLLLGGIGLGLLLALVCRWLVALTARSRARAADKRLRDAISEVSEEMVVKPIEAELASYATVREGLATALR; encoded by the coding sequence ATGACGTCGTTGCTCGAAGGGGCCAAGAAGCTGGTCACCAGGAGCTCTGACACCGGCGCGCGCGTCGAGGGACTCGAGCGCGCCGCCGAGGCGGCGCGTGGTCGGGTCGACGACGCCGTCGTCGACGACGCCACCGCCGTGGCCGCCCGCGCCTCGAGCCGGCTCAAGCTGTCCGCCGAGCACACCGTGGTCGCGCTGGGCGGCGCCACCGGCTCCGGCAAGTCCTCCATGTTCAACGCGCTGAGCGGCCTCGAGCTGGCCGCGGTCGGCGTGCGCCGTCCCACGACGTCGTGGGCCACCGCTGTCGTGTGGGGCAAGCAGGGCGCCGAGGAGCTGCTGGAGTGGCTCGGCATCCCCGCGCGCCACCAGGTCACCCGCGACTCGATGCTGTCGAAGGCCGACGAGGACGTCGAGATGCGCGGCGTCGTGCTGCTCGACCTGCCCGACCACGACTCCACGGAGGTGTCCCACCACCTCGAGGTCGAGCGGCTCGTCAAGCTCGCCGACATGATGGTGTGGGTCCTCGACCCGCAGAAGTACGCCGACGCGGCCATCCACGACCGGTTCCTCAAGCCCCTCGCCGGGCACAAGGACGTGATGCTGGTCGTGCTCAACCACATCGACACGGTGCCCGAGGACCGTCGCGCCGGCATGGTCGACGACGTACGCCGCCTGCTCGAGGCCGACGGCCTGGGTGGGGTCCCGGTGCTGGCGGTCAGTGCCCGCCAGGGCTGGGGGGTCCAGGAGCTGCGGGCGTTGATCGCCAAGCGAGTGGCGGAGAAGAAGGTCACCCGGGCCCGGCTCGAGGCCGACGTGCGCTCGGCGGCCCAGCGCCTGGAGGCGGCGACCGGCACCGGCAAGGTGCCCACCCTGTCCAAGGAGCGCGTCGCCGCGCTCGACGATGCCTTCGCCGACGCGGCCGGTGTGCCGACGGTCGTCAAGGCCGTCTCCGACTCGACCCGGCTGCGCGCCAACCGCGCGACCGGCTGGCCCGTCACGGCGTGGTTCTCCCGGCTCAAGCCCGACCCGCTCAAGCGGCTCCACCTCGACCTCGGCGCCGCAGGCAAGGAGCTCACCGGTGCCGCGCGCACGTCCGTGCCGCAGGCGACCGGCGTGCAGCGCGCCCGCGTCGACACCGAGGTGCGCGCGCTGGCCGACCAGGTGGGGGAGGGCATGGCCCCGTCGTGGGCGGGCTCGGTCCGCGCGGCCTCGGTGTCCCGGCTGCCCGACCTCGGCGACCGCCTCGACCGCGCCGTCTCCGCGACCGACCTCGGTGCGACGAAGATCCCCGTGTGGGCCGGCCTCGTGCGCGTCCTGCAGTACGTCCTCATCATCGCCGCGCTCGTCGGTGCCGGCTGGCTCGCGCTCCTCGCCCTCGGCTCCTACGCGCGGCTGCCCGAGCCCCCGACGCCGGAGGTCGGCGCCTTCCCGCTGCCGACCCTGCTGCTGCTCGGCGGGATCGGCCTCGGTCTGCTCCTCGCCCTGGTCTGCCGTTGGCTGGTCGCGCTGACGGCCCGGTCGCGGGCACGGGCGGCCGACAAGCGGCTGCGCGACGCGATCTCCGAGGTGTCCGAGGAGATGGTCGTGAAGCCGATCGAGGCCGAGCTCGCCTCCTACGCCACGGTCCGCGAAGGACTCGCCACCGCCCTGCGCTGA
- the rlmC gene encoding 23S rRNA (uracil(747)-C(5))-methyltransferase RlmC, producing the protein MADRAPAPSLAVVDGLPRCHHYDAFRCRSCTLLGIPRERQLSDKEAHARTLVDSPVWLPTVAGADTRFRNKAKMAVGGTVDAPTLGILDRDLAGVDLHDCGLHSDGLRAALGRTGDWIRDAGLVPYDVATRRGELKHVLLTESPDGEMMLRLVLRSTALEARIRSRLPALLQAVPALRVVTVNVQPEHKAVLEGEREIVLTDTATLPMRLATGVTLRLGPRSFFQTNTAVAEALYDQARAWVRDLPDVRTVWDLYCGVGGFALHLGGPGREVLGVEVSADAIAAATATSAELGVAAEFVAADATAYALASDAVPDLVVVNPPRRGIGPDLAGWLEGSGVRHVVYSSCNAESLARDLALMPSLRPVEARVLDMFPHTTHYEVLVLLAR; encoded by the coding sequence GTGGCTGACCGGGCGCCGGCGCCCAGCCTCGCGGTCGTCGACGGGCTGCCGCGCTGCCACCACTACGACGCGTTCCGCTGCCGCTCGTGCACCCTGCTCGGCATCCCGCGCGAGCGCCAGCTCTCCGACAAGGAGGCGCACGCGCGCACGCTGGTCGACTCGCCGGTGTGGCTGCCGACCGTCGCCGGCGCGGACACGCGGTTCCGCAACAAGGCCAAGATGGCCGTCGGCGGCACCGTCGACGCGCCGACGCTGGGGATCCTCGACCGCGACCTCGCGGGGGTCGACCTGCACGACTGCGGCCTGCACTCCGACGGGTTGCGGGCGGCTCTCGGCCGCACCGGCGACTGGATCCGCGACGCCGGCCTGGTGCCGTACGACGTCGCGACCAGGCGCGGCGAGCTCAAGCACGTGCTGCTCACCGAGTCGCCCGACGGCGAGATGATGCTCCGTCTCGTGCTCAGGTCGACGGCACTGGAGGCGCGCATCCGCTCCCGGCTGCCCGCGCTGCTCCAGGCGGTGCCGGCCCTGCGGGTGGTGACGGTCAACGTCCAGCCCGAGCACAAGGCGGTGCTCGAGGGTGAACGCGAGATCGTGCTGACCGACACCGCGACGCTGCCGATGCGGCTGGCCACCGGGGTGACGCTACGGCTGGGCCCGCGGTCGTTCTTCCAGACCAACACGGCGGTCGCGGAGGCCCTCTACGACCAGGCCCGCGCCTGGGTGCGCGACCTGCCCGACGTCCGCACCGTCTGGGACCTCTACTGCGGCGTGGGCGGTTTCGCGCTCCACCTCGGAGGTCCGGGCCGGGAGGTGCTGGGCGTCGAGGTCTCTGCGGACGCGATCGCGGCCGCCACCGCAACGTCGGCCGAGCTCGGCGTGGCGGCGGAGTTCGTCGCCGCCGACGCGACGGCGTACGCCCTCGCCTCGGACGCCGTCCCGGACCTCGTCGTGGTCAACCCGCCCCGCCGCGGCATCGGCCCCGACCTCGCCGGTTGGCTCGAGGGCTCAGGCGTGCGTCACGTCGTCTACTCCTCGTGCAACGCCGAGTCGCTGGCGCGCGACCTCGCGCTGATGCCGTCGCTCCGGCCGGTCGAGGCGCGGGTGCTCGACATGTTCCCGCACACCACCCACTACGAGGTGCTGGTGCTGCTCGCCCGGTGA
- a CDS encoding dicarboxylate/amino acid:cation symporter: MNTSVTAEKKPTRFRTPSFGVQVLIGLVLGVVLGLVARSMGADGVDATTGEVDPNWLTETLSTVGGTFVTLLRAVVPPLVFLAIVASIANLRDVTGAARLAWRTLAWFAITALIAVVIGIVLGLVLQPGDHTSVTSDAASAPSTTGSWLDFLTGLVPANVLGLEGYDNGDGSVGFSFNVLQILVVSIAVGIATLKVGEAAEPFLGFVRSALAVVQKVLWWIILLAPVATVGLLGNAVASYGWDALGSLGMFTLAVYAGLALVVAGVYPALLRIHGLSVRQFFSGAWPAISLAFVSRSSIGTMPVTESVTERNLGVPRSYASFAVPLGATTKMDGCASIYPAISAIFVAQFFGLDLSVTDYLLIAFVSVIGSAATAGVTGATVMLTLTLSTLGLPLEGVGLLLAIDPILDMGRTAVNVAGQALVPTIVAKREGILDQTTYDAPRGRDAWREDEDTREPAPALA; this comes from the coding sequence ATGAATACTTCTGTTACGGCGGAGAAGAAGCCCACCCGCTTCCGAACCCCCTCGTTCGGCGTCCAGGTCCTGATCGGCCTGGTCCTCGGCGTCGTCCTCGGTCTCGTCGCCCGCAGCATGGGTGCGGACGGCGTGGACGCCACGACCGGCGAGGTCGACCCCAACTGGCTCACCGAGACGCTGAGCACCGTCGGCGGCACCTTCGTCACGCTGCTGCGCGCCGTCGTGCCCCCGCTCGTCTTCCTCGCGATCGTCGCCTCGATCGCCAACCTGCGCGACGTCACCGGCGCCGCCCGCCTCGCGTGGCGGACGCTGGCGTGGTTCGCCATCACCGCGCTCATCGCGGTCGTCATCGGCATCGTCCTCGGCCTGGTCCTCCAGCCGGGTGACCACACCAGTGTCACCTCCGACGCGGCCTCGGCGCCGTCGACGACCGGCTCGTGGCTCGACTTCCTCACCGGCCTGGTCCCGGCCAACGTCCTCGGCCTCGAGGGCTACGACAACGGCGACGGCTCGGTCGGCTTCTCGTTCAACGTGCTCCAGATCCTCGTGGTCTCCATCGCCGTCGGCATCGCGACCCTCAAGGTCGGCGAGGCGGCCGAGCCCTTCCTCGGCTTCGTCCGCTCCGCGCTCGCCGTGGTGCAGAAGGTCCTCTGGTGGATCATCCTGCTGGCCCCGGTCGCGACCGTCGGCCTGCTCGGCAACGCCGTCGCCAGCTACGGCTGGGACGCCCTCGGCTCGCTCGGCATGTTCACCCTCGCGGTCTACGCCGGTCTCGCCCTGGTGGTCGCAGGCGTCTACCCGGCGCTGCTCCGGATCCACGGCCTCTCGGTGCGCCAGTTCTTCTCCGGCGCCTGGCCGGCGATCTCGCTGGCCTTCGTGTCGCGCTCGTCGATCGGCACCATGCCGGTGACCGAGTCGGTCACGGAGCGCAACCTCGGCGTGCCGCGCTCCTACGCGTCGTTCGCCGTGCCGCTGGGTGCCACCACGAAGATGGACGGCTGCGCCTCGATCTACCCGGCGATCTCGGCGATCTTCGTCGCGCAGTTCTTCGGCCTCGACCTCTCGGTCACCGACTACCTGCTCATCGCGTTCGTCTCGGTGATCGGCTCGGCCGCCACCGCCGGCGTCACCGGTGCCACCGTCATGCTCACGCTGACGCTCTCCACGCTCGGCCTGCCGCTCGAGGGCGTGGGCCTGCTGCTCGCCATCGACCCGATCCTCGACATGGGCCGCACCGCGGTCAACGTCGCGGGCCAGGCGCTGGTCCCGACCATCGTCGCCAAGCGCGAGGGCATCCTCGACCAGACGACGTACGACGCCCCGCGCGGGCGCGACGCCTGGCGCGAGGACGAGGACACCCGGGAGCCGGCTCCCGCCCTCGCCTGA